Proteins encoded in a region of the Oscillospiraceae bacterium MB24-C1 genome:
- a CDS encoding amidohydrolase, producing the protein MNIKGQAKQLKDYVIAQRRWLHANPELSTKEFNTTAHIVSELEKSGIEVVKFKECTGAVGIIRGKHAGKTVVLRADIDALPITEPASKPYASQCPGVMHACGHDCHTAMLLGAAKVLVSNPEALHGTVKLLFQMGEEIGIQSEHYVKNGSLDDVDAIFGMHVWSMLDAGTVNFEDDERMASSDRFTITIHGEAAHGSAPNKGSDAIVAAAAVNMALQALVARLNDPLNALVISVGMMNGGQRFNIIADTVELVGTVRTFNRAFRHSIPEQITQIASHAAAIYGCTAQVDYEFLPGPVINEHPALNAIARGAAAKIMGENSLVPLRKMMGAEDFSVLMEKVPGVYGFLGARNRDKGIVCSHHHPEFDVDEDVLECGTAIYAQFAVDYLNAQM; encoded by the coding sequence ATGAACATTAAAGGACAGGCAAAGCAATTAAAGGACTATGTTATCGCACAGCGCCGCTGGCTTCATGCAAACCCTGAGCTAAGCACCAAAGAATTTAACACAACTGCACATATTGTATCTGAACTTGAAAAGAGTGGAATTGAAGTCGTTAAATTCAAAGAATGTACTGGTGCGGTCGGCATTATCCGCGGAAAACACGCGGGGAAAACCGTTGTGCTGCGCGCCGATATTGATGCGTTGCCAATCACCGAACCTGCGAGTAAGCCCTATGCGTCGCAGTGCCCCGGTGTGATGCATGCCTGTGGTCACGACTGCCACACAGCGATGCTTCTGGGCGCGGCAAAGGTACTGGTCTCAAACCCCGAAGCTTTACATGGTACGGTCAAGCTGCTGTTTCAAATGGGGGAAGAAATAGGTATACAGTCTGAGCATTATGTTAAAAACGGTTCCCTTGATGATGTGGACGCCATCTTTGGCATGCATGTGTGGTCAATGCTTGATGCCGGAACAGTTAACTTTGAAGACGATGAGCGGATGGCCTCCAGCGACCGCTTTACCATTACGATTCATGGCGAAGCCGCACATGGCAGCGCACCAAATAAGGGTAGTGATGCTATCGTTGCCGCGGCGGCGGTCAATATGGCGCTTCAGGCACTTGTTGCAAGGCTGAATGATCCGCTCAATGCGTTGGTAATTTCCGTTGGTATGATGAACGGCGGACAGCGTTTCAACATCATTGCTGATACGGTAGAACTTGTCGGAACAGTACGTACCTTTAACAGGGCGTTTCGCCACAGCATTCCCGAACAGATTACGCAGATTGCCTCCCACGCCGCCGCTATCTATGGTTGCACTGCACAAGTCGACTATGAATTTTTGCCCGGTCCGGTTATCAACGAACACCCAGCACTCAACGCGATTGCCCGTGGCGCGGCAGCCAAGATTATGGGCGAAAACAGTCTTGTGCCGCTTCGCAAGATGATGGGAGCTGAGGATTTTTCGGTCTTGATGGAAAAGGTGCCAGGTGTGTATGGCTTTTTAGGCGCACGCAATCGTGACAAAGGCATCGTTTGCAGCCATCATCATCCTGAGTTTGATGTTGACGAAGATGTTTTAGAGTGTGGAACAGCCATTTACGCACAATTTGCAGTTGATTACCTGAACGCACAAATGTAA